ATTTTTGTTTCATGGCTCAAGAACAACACTGTGAAGATAAATCCGGGAACATGGTTTCTTCAGGTGGGTTTTGTTACTCAGATGTTTCATCAAGTAACCCGACCATTCATCTGGTGAACCAGATCCAAGGTTTTGAGTCCAACAACCAAGAAATCTTGATCAACTTGACGACAGGGATGGAGATGATAGGGTTTTCAAAGAATCCACAGCAGCAGAGTGATCAGAGTAACTCAGCTGTCATGTGGAGAAATCTTCAACATGgttcatcttcttcaaagatgatcaACGAGTCCTCCACTAATGATTTCTATCAACATGTGTTCAATAAGCCTGATTTCTCAGCTGGGATTTCTGAAACAATAGTGGGAGCTCAGGACTCTGCTGCAGCAGGAGGATGGCAAGAGAATAGATTGCTTGTTGATGGTAATTCTTCTTTGAGGTGTGTTTTCCCTTGTGAAGGAAATGAAAGGCCTAGTCAAgggctttctctctctctttgtccaAGCAATCCTTCAAGTATAGGGCTACAATCTTTTGAACTAAGGCACACtaatcatcatcaccatcaagaCCACCAAGAAGATGATCATATGAGGTTTGTTGCTTCGAGTTCTAGAGATGGGTTTTATGGGAAATCATCAAATATCCAAGAGCAACAAATTATGCAAGATGGGcttttgggaaaagctgaaAATTTTCAGTTCCAGCTCAGGAACTCTAAGTTCTTAGTCCCTGCACAGGAGCTTCTGAACGAGTTCTGCAGCCTTGGAACAAAGCAAACTGATCATCCTCCCAAGCAAAAATCCCACAAGGCCAAACAGTGGGAAGAGGATAATAATGGCAGTACTAGTTCTTCCAGAAAGCAGGCTCTTTTCTCCCTCGAATACATGGAAttgcagaaaagaaaaacaaaactgcTTTCAATGCTGGAAGAggtacatatattatatatgtctCAGATCTTGTTTCATCACTCCATTAAAGTTCCTTCCTTTTTGCCATTTTCCCCACCACTTTTCATTCATTCCTCAAAATATggaaataaatgtaaaaataaaataaaataaaattttatcaaacacaattGTAACTTTTTACTCGGTGGATGATGGATTGGGGCCTTTTCATTAATGCTCACCTCAGGACAATTCCTTTGCCTTTTCATGtcatcttgtttttctttttcatttttttttttcatcttactCTTACTACATATTTTATGCTGCAATTCTCATGGCTCTTCTATAATCGATCTTCTTCTTAAGGTGGACAGAAGGTACAGGCACTATTGTAATCAAATGAAGGCGGTGGTGGCGTCCTTCGAAGCGGTGGCCGGCCACGGAGCTGCCACGGTCTACTCCGCGCTGGCTTCAAAGGCCATGTCAAGGCATTTCAAATGCTTGAGAGATGGGATTGTCGGTCAGATTCAGGCCACCAAGAGAGCCATGGGTGAGAAAGATCCCGTTGCACCCGGGGCAAGCAGAGGAGAAACACCAAGGCTTAGGATTCTTGATCAAACACTCAGGCAACAGAGAGCTTTTCAGCAAATGAGCATGATGGAGAGCCATCCATGGAGACCCCAACGCGGACTCCCCGAGCGATCCGTTTCCGTTCTCCGAGCATGGCTTTTCGAGCATTTTCTCCACCCGTAAATCTCTCTATATTTTCTCTTTCCGTTCTACAACGACTGTATTACTACTGTCAAACAACTGAAATGACATAGCAGATATCGTTGTTGCGTATGCATATTCGCACCTCCTCATGTTAGTAAACTACAAATTTGATTTCACAAGAGAATCAATGTCTTTTCACCAAAGAAGTAAAAGAAACACAATACACTTGTGGTTGTTTTAGTACCATGAGATCGAGTTTCTCCCATTCTTCGTAAAGTCTAATGTTTTGGTTGTTTCTACCCAACAACATTAAGATTCCAATTTCATTCTTGTCATATTATCGAGTTTCTCTCTATTACTTTTGTGTGGATCTAATGCTTTTGATCATCTCATGGAAAACTTTTGCAGGTACCCAAGCGATGTTGATAAACATATCTTAGCCCGCCAAACTGGTCTCTCAAGAAGCCAAGTACGTCTACATCTTTCTAACCTTTTTTTAACTTCTCATGAATTAGTATATAGTATAAATAGGGCATATCTTCTTAGGatccatactttttttttttttttttttctttttttttttgtttttggcaagCAATTCTGTTGGGATCCATACTttaatataaacaaattaacatatataCAAACTgacaaatgcatatatatatatatatatatatatatatatatatataataatctaATGTATGCCTTTTTGCTGTTGTTGTTACATATGCTTCAACAGGTGTCCAATTGGTTCATTAACGCAAGGGTGAGGCTGTGGAAGCCTATGGTGGAAGAAATGTACGTAGAAGAGACAAAAGAGCAAGACAACATGGACATGACTTCCCCAGATGGGATTATTGCAGATCTTGACGCCATCAATGGCCGGCAAAATCAAAACCCACCTCCATTAACACGCCTTGAGGATGATCAAAAACCTACACAAGGCCAACTCGTCCGAATTGACTCAGATTGCCTCTCATCCATCATCACAAACCCAGAAAAAAAGGACCCAAAAACCACCAAAACCCCCCTCCAAAACCACCAGATCATgcaccaacaccaacaccaacaccaacaccaacaacaacaacaacatggGTTTGGTCGGATTGAGACATTTGGGAACATGGAGCTGGACTTTTCATCTTATGCTAATGATCACAGCACTAGTACTGTTCATCAGAACTTCAATGGAGGTGGCGTGTCTTTGACGTTAGGGTTGCAGCAGCATGGTGGGAGTGGTGTGAGCCTAGCCTTCTCACCTGCCTCTCAGAGCTCTTTGTTTTATGGTAGCAGAGACCACATTGAAGAATGCCAGCCAGTTCATCAGTACTCCCTTCTGGACAGCGAAGGACAGAATCTGCCATACAGAAATTTGATGGGTGCTCAGTTGCTCCATGACTTGGCTGGATCATAGACAAGTAAAAGGCTTGATCATGgtgatggatggatggatggtaGATAAATTGTTTTAGGTACATGCAGATAAATACTTtccatacatatacataaaGCTATACTTGGGTAGGTAGTAGTATGAAAATGATGATCatggtataatttttttggaaacttttcTTGATTGTAAGAACATGCTTATATTACCCTTTAGGTTAATTTGAAGTTGCTGGTGATGCATATCTTTCCTTCCCTCTTTTGGTAATTAAGAATCTGTATTTCTCATGATTGAGTAATTAATACTATTTTGTAGACAATTATGTAATTAATCTGATGATGTGGCAGTGGAAATCGGCCATTGGATCAGACTATATATAAGTAGTTGGTCTTTTCTCTGTCCTTTTGGGATTGGTGATGAAACCAAGtagttgaatcatatatatgtgGTTCTTGTTTAATTTGACATTTCATGATATATATCTCTTGGGAATCAAGAAGatcttttctttatcttttaatttgtataaatgcAATTAAATAAAGCAGCAGAATTTGGTTGGTTCCCTTGTTTTGGAGATTAAGACAATTCCTCTAGAAATTACAAAATATCTTGATCATTTGAGGGTTGTGGTCCCTAATTCGACCCTCATGAAGATGATATATCCCATGCCAATAAGAATTGCAATTGCTTTATGATTCGTCAACTTTGGGGGTGGTTTATGCTGCTGCTTTTGCCAATTGAAAAGGTGCCTTTCATTAACTGCCTTTTTAGTTAGTGTGAAAGGCATTAGGGTTTATATGGACTAGTGGTTCCTTACAAGGTGCAACTTGTTAAAGCTTCAAGAGATGCCCACCAACGTATACGACTTCTTCATTGCATTAAAGAGATTtccaagttatatatatatatatatatatgcttaattgATTggttaaacaaaagaaaattaatccaCACTCGATCGATCCGTTTAAAAACCCCAAAGCTCGTTCATATACATCCTATATATTTGGGAGAATCTTTGGCATGAAATATTAAAAGGTCGTCATTTGTTCAATAAGAAATACTTTGCAATGCAAGATGATCCGCGTGAACAAAATATGTAAGTGAACGATTCTAGTTCAAGGATATTAGAATTCTCGATCTTACGAGCATTAAAGCTGATGATCATTGTTAGTACAACAACCGCACGTCATTCACCAAAGAGCGAATCTGTAAGGAAGAAAAGAGGTTAAAGGGATTCGCTGGTTTGGATCCAGCG
This genomic interval from Corylus avellana chromosome ca3, CavTom2PMs-1.0 contains the following:
- the LOC132176459 gene encoding homeobox protein BEL1 homolog, with protein sequence MAQEQHCEDKSGNMVSSGGFCYSDVSSSNPTIHLVNQIQGFESNNQEILINLTTGMEMIGFSKNPQQQSDQSNSAVMWRNLQHGSSSSKMINESSTNDFYQHVFNKPDFSAGISETIVGAQDSAAAGGWQENRLLVDGNSSLRCVFPCEGNERPSQGLSLSLCPSNPSSIGLQSFELRHTNHHHHQDHQEDDHMRFVASSSRDGFYGKSSNIQEQQIMQDGLLGKAENFQFQLRNSKFLVPAQELLNEFCSLGTKQTDHPPKQKSHKAKQWEEDNNGSTSSSRKQALFSLEYMELQKRKTKLLSMLEEVDRRYRHYCNQMKAVVASFEAVAGHGAATVYSALASKAMSRHFKCLRDGIVGQIQATKRAMGEKDPVAPGASRGETPRLRILDQTLRQQRAFQQMSMMESHPWRPQRGLPERSVSVLRAWLFEHFLHPYPSDVDKHILARQTGLSRSQVSNWFINARVRLWKPMVEEMYVEETKEQDNMDMTSPDGIIADLDAINGRQNQNPPPLTRLEDDQKPTQGQLVRIDSDCLSSIITNPEKKDPKTTKTPLQNHQIMHQHQHQHQHQQQQQHGFGRIETFGNMELDFSSYANDHSTSTVHQNFNGGGVSLTLGLQQHGGSGVSLAFSPASQSSLFYGSRDHIEECQPVHQYSLLDSEGQNLPYRNLMGAQLLHDLAGS